The Paraburkholderia sp. ZP32-5 genome includes a window with the following:
- a CDS encoding MetQ/NlpA family ABC transporter substrate-binding protein translates to MQRRFILKLAAALGAATLFATTAAHAEDTIKVGVTGGPHAQIMDVVKTVAAKNGLNIKIVEFSDYVQPNAALAGGDLDANSYQHDPYLEAQVKDRGYKLIRIADTVTYPMGIYSKKVKSLAELQPGAKIAVPNDPTNGGRALLLLQKQGLLKLRADAGLKATPLDIVENPKKLKIVELDAAQIPRSLGDVDAAAINTNFAMEAGLKPKQDAIAIEDPKGPYVNIIAIREADRNKPWVAKLVAAYHSPEVKQFVDSKFGGSVITAW, encoded by the coding sequence ATGCAACGTCGCTTCATTCTCAAGCTCGCCGCCGCGCTCGGCGCGGCAACGCTGTTCGCCACCACCGCGGCGCACGCGGAAGACACGATCAAGGTCGGCGTGACCGGCGGTCCGCACGCGCAGATCATGGACGTCGTGAAGACCGTCGCCGCGAAGAACGGCCTGAATATCAAGATCGTCGAATTCTCCGATTACGTGCAGCCGAATGCGGCGCTGGCCGGCGGCGATCTGGATGCGAACAGCTACCAGCACGACCCGTATCTCGAAGCGCAGGTGAAGGACCGCGGCTACAAGCTGATCCGTATCGCGGATACGGTCACGTACCCGATGGGTATCTATTCGAAGAAGGTGAAGTCGCTCGCCGAATTGCAGCCGGGCGCGAAGATCGCGGTGCCGAACGATCCGACCAACGGCGGCCGCGCGCTTCTGTTGCTGCAGAAGCAGGGGCTACTGAAGCTGCGCGCCGACGCGGGACTGAAGGCGACGCCGCTCGACATCGTCGAGAACCCCAAAAAGCTGAAGATTGTCGAACTCGACGCCGCGCAGATTCCGCGCTCGCTGGGTGACGTCGACGCCGCCGCGATCAACACCAATTTCGCGATGGAAGCCGGCCTGAAGCCGAAGCAGGATGCGATCGCGATCGAAGACCCGAAGGGGCCGTACGTGAACATCATCGCGATCCGAGAAGCCGACCGGAACAAGCCGTGGGTTGCGAAGCTGGTCGCGGCCTACCATTCGCCGGAAGTGAAGCAGTTCGTCGACAGCAAGTTCGGCGGCTCGGTGATCACCGCCTGGTAA
- a CDS encoding methionine ABC transporter permease, whose product MLSEMFDMFVQSFWETLVMVGVSGLIGAVAGVPLGVLLYLTDRQGVLENVAVNRVMGVIVNAVRSTPFIILLVAVIPFTRLVVGSSIGTAAAIVPLTIAAAPFIARLVETALREVDRGLIEAAQAMGATTSQIVFKVLLPESLPGVIAGLTITFVSLVGYSAMAGAIGGGGLGDLGIRYGYQRFLPEVMLAVVLILIVFVQLVQSFGDWLVRRLSHK is encoded by the coding sequence ATGTTGAGTGAAATGTTCGATATGTTCGTGCAGTCGTTCTGGGAAACGCTCGTGATGGTGGGCGTGTCCGGACTGATCGGCGCGGTGGCCGGTGTGCCACTCGGCGTGCTGCTGTATTTGACCGATCGTCAGGGCGTGCTCGAGAACGTCGCGGTGAATCGCGTGATGGGCGTGATCGTCAATGCGGTGCGCTCAACGCCGTTCATCATCCTGCTGGTCGCGGTGATTCCGTTCACGCGGCTCGTCGTCGGTTCGTCGATCGGCACCGCGGCGGCCATCGTGCCGCTGACGATCGCCGCCGCGCCGTTCATCGCGCGCCTCGTTGAAACCGCGTTGCGCGAGGTCGATCGCGGGCTGATCGAAGCGGCTCAGGCGATGGGCGCGACTACCAGCCAGATCGTCTTCAAGGTGCTGCTGCCGGAATCGCTGCCGGGTGTGATCGCGGGACTCACGATCACGTTCGTGTCGCTGGTCGGCTATTCGGCGATGGCCGGCGCGATCGGCGGCGGCGGTCTCGGCGACCTCGGTATCCGCTACGGCTATCAGCGCTTCCTGCCGGAAGTGATGCTGGCGGTCGTGCTGATCCTGATCGTGTTCGTGCAACTCGTGCAGTCGTTTGGAGATTGGCTCGTGCGTCGTCTGAGCCACAAATAA
- the mltB gene encoding lytic murein transglycosylase B has protein sequence MFIASAPVSAQSATKRPPVLVAQGQPQQAVPQGQTFEEEIIPQRYANNANVDAFINDMVARYDFDEAALHALFSRVSYSTTAVKLVTPSTSPTVKNWRAYQARFLDPVRINAGVQFWRENQATLQRAYQEFGVPPEVIVGIIGVETIYGRYMGNFRVLDALTTLSFDYPNTANRADRQATFRKNLEDYLVWTRDAQIDPTTVLGSYTGAIGIPQFLPSSITQYAVNYDGGKGIDLRTSEADAIGSVANYLRQNGWESGRPVVWRIGSDIGSLGVAQAAADGQPEPRWPLAQLLRAGLVLNEPNVDVAAEASTPVTVVDLPSPGRGTEFVLGLKNFYVLTRYNRSFFYALAVYQLGEKVKAQMEALDAVNAAKAVNNGATSPQSPTDQSDSDSQ, from the coding sequence ATGTTCATCGCAAGCGCTCCGGTGAGCGCGCAAAGCGCCACGAAGAGGCCGCCGGTACTGGTCGCGCAGGGCCAGCCTCAGCAGGCCGTGCCGCAAGGGCAGACCTTCGAGGAAGAAATCATTCCGCAGCGCTATGCGAACAACGCCAATGTCGATGCGTTCATCAACGACATGGTGGCGCGCTACGACTTCGATGAAGCCGCGCTGCACGCGCTCTTTTCCCGCGTCAGCTACTCGACGACCGCGGTGAAGCTCGTCACGCCGTCGACGTCGCCGACGGTCAAGAACTGGCGCGCGTATCAGGCACGCTTTCTGGACCCGGTGCGGATCAATGCCGGTGTGCAGTTCTGGCGCGAGAACCAGGCCACGCTGCAGCGCGCGTATCAGGAATTCGGCGTGCCGCCGGAGGTGATCGTCGGCATTATCGGCGTCGAAACGATTTACGGTCGCTACATGGGCAACTTCCGCGTGCTCGATGCATTGACCACGCTCAGCTTCGACTATCCGAACACCGCCAATCGCGCGGATCGCCAGGCGACTTTCCGCAAGAATCTCGAAGACTATCTGGTGTGGACGCGCGACGCCCAGATCGACCCCACTACGGTGCTCGGTTCGTACACCGGCGCGATCGGCATTCCGCAGTTCCTGCCGAGCAGCATCACGCAATACGCGGTGAACTACGACGGCGGCAAGGGTATCGATCTGCGCACGAGCGAGGCCGATGCGATCGGCAGTGTCGCGAATTATCTGCGGCAGAACGGCTGGGAAAGCGGTCGCCCGGTGGTGTGGCGCATCGGCTCGGACATCGGCAGCCTAGGCGTTGCGCAGGCCGCCGCGGACGGTCAGCCGGAGCCGCGCTGGCCGCTCGCTCAATTGCTGCGCGCGGGACTCGTGCTGAACGAGCCGAATGTAGATGTCGCCGCCGAAGCGAGTACGCCGGTGACGGTGGTCGATCTGCCGTCGCCGGGACGTGGCACCGAGTTCGTGTTGGGACTGAAGAACTTCTATGTGCTCACGCGTTACAACCGCAGCTTCTTCTATGCGCTCGCGGTGTATCAACTCGGCGAGAAGGTGAAAGCGCAGATGGAAGCGCTCGATGCAGTCAATGCCGCGAAGGCGGTCAACAATGGCGCCACGTCGCCGCAGAGCCCAACGGATCAGTCGGACTCCGACTCGCAGTGA
- the cysM gene encoding cysteine synthase CysM has protein sequence MAYKTIEDTIGNTPLVQLVRLVDDEIRGRNNVVLAKLEGNNPAGSVKDRPALSMIKKAEARGRIKPGDTLIESTSGNTGIALAMAAAVRGYKMVLIMPEDLSVERRQSMAAYGAQIVLTPVKGGMEYARDLAEQMQREGKGIILDQFANPDNPAAHIEGTGPEIWRDTEGRITHFVSSMGTTGTIMGVSTYLKTQNQQIEIIGAQPEEGSRIPGIRKWPEAYLPKIFDRSRVDRVENVSQAAAEAMARRMASVEGIFAGISSGGACEVALRIARQVENATIVFIVCDRGDRYLSTGVFPA, from the coding sequence AGACACGATTGGCAATACGCCGCTCGTGCAACTCGTCCGCCTCGTCGATGACGAGATCCGCGGACGCAACAACGTAGTCCTCGCGAAGCTCGAGGGCAACAATCCCGCGGGATCGGTGAAGGACCGCCCGGCGTTGTCGATGATCAAGAAAGCGGAAGCGCGCGGGCGTATCAAGCCGGGCGACACGTTGATCGAATCGACCAGCGGTAACACCGGCATCGCATTGGCCATGGCTGCCGCGGTGCGCGGCTACAAGATGGTGCTGATCATGCCGGAGGATCTGTCGGTCGAGCGCCGTCAGAGCATGGCCGCTTACGGTGCGCAGATCGTGCTCACGCCGGTCAAGGGCGGAATGGAATATGCGCGCGATCTGGCCGAACAGATGCAGCGCGAAGGCAAGGGCATCATCCTCGATCAATTCGCGAACCCGGACAATCCGGCCGCGCATATCGAAGGCACGGGCCCGGAAATCTGGCGCGACACCGAAGGGCGCATCACGCATTTCGTGTCGTCGATGGGCACGACCGGCACGATCATGGGCGTGTCGACGTATCTGAAAACGCAGAACCAGCAGATCGAGATCATCGGCGCGCAGCCGGAAGAGGGCTCGCGGATCCCGGGTATCCGCAAATGGCCCGAAGCCTATCTGCCGAAGATTTTCGACCGCAGCCGCGTCGATCGCGTCGAGAACGTCAGTCAGGCCGCGGCCGAGGCGATGGCGCGTCGGATGGCGTCGGTTGAAGGGATATTCGCCGGCATCTCGTCGGGTGGCGCATGTGAAGTCGCACTGCGTATCGCTCGTCAGGTCGAGAACGCGACGATCGTGTTCATCGTGTGCGACCGTGGCGATCGTTATCTGTCCACCGGTGTGTTTCCTGCGTAA
- a CDS encoding histone deacetylase family protein has product MATGFYSHADCLLHDMGQWHPECPARLQAIEDQLIASRIDALIERESPPLADEAALLRVHTQAHVDYIRSCSPATGTAEIDPDTTMNPHTLQAALRAAGAAVAATDAVIEGRYDNAFCSVRPPGHHAEPARAMGFCFFNNVAIAARHALDVHGLARVAIIDFDVHHGNGTEAAFSGDSRVLMCSIFQHPFYPYSGADNQAPNMCNVPMPARSNGMAVREAVDMLWLPRLHDFKPEMLFISAGFDAHREDDLGNMGLVEDDYAWITDQMREVAKRYARGRIVSCLEGGYNLSALGRSVVAHVRALAGI; this is encoded by the coding sequence ATGGCAACAGGCTTCTATTCTCACGCTGACTGTCTGCTGCACGACATGGGGCAGTGGCATCCCGAGTGTCCGGCGCGGCTGCAGGCGATCGAAGATCAGCTGATCGCGAGCCGCATCGACGCGCTGATCGAGCGCGAATCGCCGCCGCTCGCCGACGAAGCCGCGCTGCTGCGTGTGCATACGCAGGCCCACGTCGACTACATTCGCAGCTGTTCGCCCGCCACCGGCACGGCGGAAATCGATCCCGACACGACGATGAACCCGCATACGCTGCAGGCCGCATTGCGCGCGGCCGGCGCGGCGGTCGCGGCGACCGACGCGGTGATCGAAGGGCGTTACGACAATGCATTCTGCAGCGTGCGTCCGCCGGGCCATCACGCGGAGCCGGCGCGCGCGATGGGCTTCTGCTTTTTCAACAACGTCGCGATTGCCGCGCGTCATGCGCTCGACGTGCATGGCCTCGCGCGCGTCGCGATCATCGACTTCGACGTGCATCACGGCAACGGCACCGAGGCCGCGTTCAGCGGCGACTCGCGCGTGCTGATGTGCAGCATCTTTCAGCATCCGTTCTATCCGTACAGCGGCGCCGACAACCAGGCGCCCAATATGTGCAACGTGCCGATGCCGGCGCGCTCGAACGGCATGGCCGTACGCGAGGCGGTCGACATGCTGTGGCTGCCGCGCCTGCATGATTTCAAGCCGGAGATGCTGTTCATCTCGGCGGGCTTCGACGCGCATCGCGAAGATGATCTTGGCAACATGGGACTCGTCGAGGACGATTACGCATGGATCACCGATCAGATGCGCGAAGTCGCGAAGCGCTATGCGCGCGGGCGCATCGTCAGTTGTCTCGAAGGCGGCTATAACCTGTCGGCGCTTGGGCGCAGCGTGGTGGCGCATGTGCGGGCGCTAGCGGGGATTTGA
- a CDS encoding alpha/beta hydrolase, which produces MQTSSSHTVRASAGSLNNDAPRHTSVTTADGVELPLYRWPSNGPTRATIALLHGLAEHAGRYAALAGRLNPTGIELVAIDLRGHGHAPGKRAYVKRFDEYLLDAQALLDTAAQSCAPLFLMGHSMGGAVAALYAIERADTSGRRLAGLILSSPALAPGRDVPKWMLNLSQLISRLYPSFPAMKIDAALLSRLEPIVKANRNDPLVHHGAIPARTGAELLLAMARIERGRAGLRMPLLVFHGTEDKLTEPEGSREFGAHAGSPDKTLTLHEGSYHETMNDLDRDRVIDALVEWIEQRAVRRSG; this is translated from the coding sequence ATGCAGACCTCTTCGAGCCATACCGTGCGCGCGAGCGCCGGCAGTCTCAATAACGACGCGCCTCGGCATACGTCGGTCACGACCGCCGACGGCGTCGAATTGCCGTTGTATCGCTGGCCGTCGAACGGACCGACGCGCGCGACGATCGCGTTGCTGCACGGTCTCGCTGAGCATGCGGGCCGCTACGCGGCGCTGGCCGGGCGGCTCAATCCGACGGGCATCGAACTGGTCGCGATCGATCTGCGCGGCCACGGCCACGCGCCCGGCAAGCGTGCCTATGTGAAGCGCTTCGACGAGTACCTGCTCGATGCGCAGGCGCTGCTCGACACCGCCGCGCAAAGCTGCGCGCCACTTTTTTTGATGGGTCACAGCATGGGCGGCGCGGTGGCCGCGCTGTATGCGATCGAACGCGCCGATACCAGCGGCCGGCGCCTCGCCGGTCTGATCCTGTCGAGCCCCGCGCTCGCGCCGGGCCGCGACGTGCCGAAATGGATGCTGAACCTGAGCCAGCTGATCAGCCGGCTCTACCCGTCGTTCCCGGCGATGAAGATCGACGCCGCGCTGCTGTCGCGGCTGGAGCCGATCGTCAAGGCCAATCGCAACGATCCGCTCGTGCATCACGGCGCGATTCCGGCGCGCACCGGCGCCGAGTTGCTGCTCGCGATGGCACGGATCGAACGCGGTCGCGCGGGGCTGCGAATGCCGCTGCTCGTCTTTCACGGCACCGAGGACAAACTCACCGAGCCGGAAGGCAGCCGGGAGTTCGGCGCGCATGCGGGCTCGCCGGACAAGACGCTGACCCTGCACGAGGGCAGCTATCACGAGACGATGAACGACCTCGATCGCGATCGGGTGATCGATGCGTTGGTCGAGTGGATTGAACAGCGGGCTGTGAGGCGCAGTGGATGA
- a CDS encoding methionine ABC transporter ATP-binding protein — MIEIRNICQRFAGPRGWVEALHNVNLSIPAGEVFGIIGRSGAGKSTLVRTINLLTRPSEGNIVVNGRDLTTPPAAQLRDARREIGMIFQHFNLLSSRTVYGNVALPLELAGMKRDEIEAHVLPLLDLVGLSAQKDRYPAQISGGQKQRVGIARALASKPKVLLSDEATSALDPETTRAILDLLKRINRELNLTIVLITHQMDVIKQVCDRVAVLDAGRVVEEGKVIDVFLQPRHEVTRALIGDVIAQDLPPAMKARVAQRLKTGSGHLLRLAFTGSGVDQPILSETIRRYELDFNILHGQIDEIQGQAFGSLAVLAGGEPTKVAQALTFLREQGVVVEELSHVE, encoded by the coding sequence ATGATCGAAATACGCAATATCTGCCAGCGATTTGCCGGGCCACGGGGCTGGGTCGAGGCACTGCACAACGTCAATCTGTCGATTCCCGCGGGCGAGGTGTTCGGCATCATCGGCCGCAGCGGCGCGGGCAAGAGCACCCTCGTGCGCACGATCAATCTGCTGACCCGGCCGTCCGAAGGCAATATCGTCGTCAATGGCCGTGATCTGACGACGCCGCCCGCCGCGCAATTGCGCGACGCGCGCCGCGAGATCGGCATGATCTTCCAGCACTTCAATCTGCTGTCCTCGCGCACCGTGTACGGGAACGTCGCGCTGCCGCTCGAACTCGCCGGCATGAAGCGGGATGAAATCGAGGCGCACGTGCTGCCGCTGCTTGATCTGGTCGGGCTGTCCGCACAGAAGGACCGCTATCCGGCGCAGATCAGCGGCGGACAGAAACAGCGCGTGGGCATCGCGCGCGCACTCGCAAGCAAGCCGAAGGTGCTGCTGTCGGACGAGGCGACCTCCGCGCTCGATCCCGAAACCACCCGCGCGATTCTCGATCTGCTCAAGCGCATCAACCGCGAACTGAACCTGACGATCGTCCTGATTACGCACCAGATGGACGTGATCAAGCAGGTCTGCGATCGCGTCGCGGTGCTCGACGCGGGGCGCGTCGTCGAAGAAGGCAAGGTCATCGACGTGTTCCTGCAGCCGCGTCACGAAGTGACGCGCGCGCTGATCGGCGACGTGATCGCGCAGGACCTGCCGCCGGCGATGAAAGCGCGCGTCGCGCAGCGCCTGAAAACCGGCAGTGGTCATCTGTTGCGCCTTGCGTTCACGGGCTCCGGTGTCGATCAGCCGATCCTGTCGGAAACGATTCGCCGTTACGAACTCGACTTCAATATCCTGCATGGCCAGATCGACGAGATCCAGGGACAGGCGTTCGGCTCGCTCGCGGTGCTGGCGGGCGGTGAGCCGACGAAGGTCGCGCAGGCGCTGACGTTCCTGCGCGAACAGGGTGTGGTGGTGGAGGAGCTGTCGCATGTTGAGTGA
- a CDS encoding enoyl-CoA hydratase, with protein sequence MNASPASTGNVSLVEIEHDAYHVPGVVRVTMNRPDAFNALSEALLDELQQALNGIARTDARVVVIAGAGRAFCAGHDLKEMRAAPSLAYYQQLFARCTKLMMTIQRMPQPVIARVQGIATAAGCQLVAMCDLAVAADTARFAVSGVNLGLFCATPSVPLSRNLSRKAALEMLLTGDFIDAAQAQQQGLVNRVAPAGALDEEVARLAASICAKPAEAVSAGKGLFYRQLEMGIEAAYQLAGQTMACNMMDDSALEGVQAFIDKRAPDWKR encoded by the coding sequence ATGAATGCCAGTCCCGCCAGCACCGGCAACGTCTCGCTGGTCGAAATCGAGCACGATGCGTATCACGTGCCGGGTGTCGTGCGCGTGACGATGAACCGGCCGGATGCGTTCAACGCGCTGTCCGAGGCATTGCTCGATGAATTGCAGCAAGCGTTGAACGGCATCGCGCGAACCGATGCGCGCGTGGTCGTGATCGCCGGCGCGGGGCGGGCGTTCTGCGCCGGGCACGATCTGAAGGAGATGCGCGCAGCGCCGTCGCTCGCGTATTACCAGCAGCTCTTTGCACGCTGCACGAAGCTGATGATGACGATCCAGCGCATGCCGCAGCCGGTGATCGCGCGCGTGCAAGGCATCGCGACCGCGGCCGGTTGCCAGCTCGTCGCGATGTGCGATCTCGCGGTTGCCGCCGATACCGCGCGCTTCGCGGTATCGGGCGTGAATCTCGGGCTCTTCTGCGCGACACCGTCGGTGCCGCTGTCGCGCAATCTGTCGCGCAAGGCGGCGCTCGAAATGCTGCTGACCGGCGATTTCATCGATGCCGCGCAGGCGCAGCAGCAGGGTCTCGTGAACCGCGTGGCGCCGGCCGGTGCGCTCGACGAGGAAGTCGCGCGGCTCGCCGCGAGTATCTGCGCGAAACCGGCCGAGGCGGTGAGTGCGGGCAAGGGCCTTTTCTATCGTCAGCTCGAAATGGGCATCGAGGCCGCGTATCAGTTGGCGGGTCAGACGATGGCCTGCAACATGATGGATGACTCGGCACTCGAGGGCGTGCAGGCGTTCATCGACAAACGCGCGCCGGACTGGAAGCGCTAG